The following proteins are encoded in a genomic region of Triticum dicoccoides isolate Atlit2015 ecotype Zavitan chromosome 1B, WEW_v2.0, whole genome shotgun sequence:
- the LOC119336253 gene encoding zinc finger HIT domain-containing protein 2-like: MERVVVVSEDAAASVSSAPSSSFAETRVICRVCQKQFAQYTCPRCNSRYCSLTCYKGHSVQCTESFMRENVTEELKQIQPEDESKRKMLDILRRFHLEEEMESDGEDESMLSEELIQKAISGDEIKLEDLSDDEIKRFRQALASGELSKMIEPWTPWWKNPSAKSISLSHDGSQLIRQISTDDTTLSDPMTASESIINEIPEGPESPLPSLKQLTRAEPSPLLTVHLVDILYSYCFTLRLYNGDWQSDPLGASTVALSMSKVMGDVSKPESVSEALTTCIEETCSPAYRHTGGFRFAIGLVDDIVTILSLGGNAVVCALCDFHRLIQAGESILKEDKMGETEKAQSFKKLHAAGRKLFFMTCWAHEQPSEAWPSLARIVEVQKVAFEELDSGSGLRKAGRKNNPQSKVLIEEV, translated from the exons ATGGAGAGGGTCGTGGTGGTCTCCGAGGACGCCGCAGCCTCGGTCTCCTccgccccgtcctcctccttcGCGGAAACCAGGGTCATCTGTCGCGT ATGTCAGAAGCAGTTCGCGCAGTACACTTGTCCACGCTGCAACTCCCGCTACTGTTCACTTACGTGCTACAAG GGGCATAGTGTGCAATGCACTGAGTCGTTTATGCGTGAGAATGTTACGGAGGAGCTTAAGCAGATTCAGCCTGAAGATGAATCAAAAAGGAAGATGCTCGATATACTCAGACGGTTCCACTTGGAAGAAGAAATGGAGTCTGATGGTGAAGATG AGTCAATGCTGTCAGAGGAGCTTATTCAGAAAGCCATCTCTG GTGACGAAATCAAGCTTGAGGACCTCTCTGATGATGAAATCAAACGATTTCGTCAAGCTCTGGCCTCTGGTGAACTCAGCAAGATGATTGAGCCATGGACACCATGGTGGAAAAATCCTTCTGCTAAATCGATCTCTCTTAGTCATGATGGGAGCCAGCTTATTAGACAAATAAGTACAGATGATACTACTTTATCAGATCCAATGACTGCGTCAGAGTCTATCATCAATGAAATACCAGAAGGGCCAGAATCTCCTCTCCCATCACTCAAACAGCTAACCAGGGCAGAGCCATCTCCTCTGCTCACTGTTCACTTGGTTGATATTCTCTACAGTTACTGCTTTACACTTCGCCTCTACAATGGTGATTGGCAGTCTGATCCTTTGGGTGCTTCAACTGTTGCCTTGTCTATGTCGAAAGTCATGGGGGACGTCTCTAAACCTGAGTCAGTATCTGAAGCGCTCACAACATGCATAGAGGAGACATGCTCCCCAGCTTACAGGCACACCGGAGGTTTCAGGTTTGCTATTGGACTTGTGGATGATATCGTCACAATCCTCTCCTTAGGAGGCAATGCAGTGGTTTGTGCATTGTGTGACTTCCACAGGCTCATCCAAGCTGGTGAGAGCATCCTCAAGGAAGACAAAATGGGCGAGACGGAAAAGGCACAGAGCTTCAAAAAGCTCCATGCCGCGGGTAGGAAGCTGTTCTTCATGACATGCTGGGCTCATGAGCAGCCAAGTGAGGCCTGGCCATCGTTGGCTCGCATCGTTGAGGTGCAGAAAGTGGCTTTTGAGGAGCTTGACAGTGGAAGCGGACTGAGGAAGGCAGGTAGAAAGAACAACCCACAGTCCAAGGTTCTTATCGAGGAGGTGTAA